The following proteins are co-located in the Defluviitalea raffinosedens genome:
- the ypeB gene encoding germination protein YpeB gives MEEKNNKLYDWKKRLSSVHMYSITMVALALALGFGIYQYKQKLNYRQYLQNRFQQAFYEATTYVDNVDNLLAKIKLTKEPQQSAPIFAQIWKEAAAAQENLGELPYQHASVSSALKFLSQLSDFSFSMTSKAIDGLQLDEEDWEKVSRLQMYAQTLAKELNDIKKDINDGKRIDWEEVEKGGEEKLGKEGATKITGSLSEVSKQFQDMPQLIYDGPFSDHIERMEPRMIRDKKKITKEEGKKVVEKFIGKDKIASVKLTGETDTKAEHTIPVYSYEVVLKDQEDPTIAIDVTQQGGMVLWMLNYTDKEKTGKELTLDEARKKAEKFLEERNYPNMKASYYEKVDSTVVINFAPVEDHVIMYPDLIKVKVSMDDGEIIGFESLGYIMMHHDRKLPEIKLTEEEAREKIKQDFKIKKVNLAVIPLESKREVLCYEFKGEYENNPFIVYINVESGKQEKILQIIQNKDSVLTQ, from the coding sequence TTGGAAGAAAAAAATAATAAATTGTATGATTGGAAAAAACGTCTGTCCAGTGTTCATATGTACAGTATTACAATGGTTGCTTTAGCCCTTGCTTTAGGCTTTGGGATCTATCAGTACAAACAGAAGCTAAATTACAGGCAGTACCTGCAAAACCGTTTTCAGCAGGCCTTTTATGAGGCGACAACATATGTAGACAATGTAGACAATCTGCTGGCAAAAATAAAGCTTACAAAGGAACCCCAGCAAAGTGCTCCAATCTTTGCCCAAATCTGGAAGGAAGCTGCTGCAGCCCAGGAAAACCTGGGCGAGCTTCCTTATCAGCATGCCAGTGTTTCCAGTGCTCTAAAATTTTTATCACAGCTAAGTGATTTTTCCTTTTCCATGACCAGTAAGGCTATAGATGGGCTCCAGCTGGATGAGGAGGACTGGGAAAAGGTATCAAGGCTTCAAATGTATGCCCAAACTCTGGCGAAAGAACTAAATGATATCAAAAAGGACATTAACGATGGCAAAAGAATCGATTGGGAAGAAGTAGAAAAAGGCGGAGAAGAAAAACTAGGAAAAGAAGGCGCCACAAAAATCACAGGTTCCTTATCGGAAGTGAGCAAACAGTTTCAAGACATGCCGCAGTTAATTTATGACGGACCTTTTTCGGACCATATCGAAAGAATGGAACCCAGAATGATCAGGGACAAGAAAAAGATAACAAAAGAAGAAGGGAAAAAAGTCGTAGAGAAATTTATAGGAAAAGACAAAATCGCTTCTGTTAAACTCACAGGTGAAACGGATACAAAAGCAGAACATACGATTCCTGTTTACAGTTATGAAGTAGTTTTAAAAGACCAGGAAGACCCCACCATAGCCATAGACGTTACCCAACAAGGGGGCATGGTCCTTTGGATGCTTAACTACACTGATAAAGAAAAGACCGGGAAAGAACTTACTTTAGATGAAGCAAGAAAAAAAGCAGAAAAGTTTTTAGAAGAGAGAAACTACCCCAATATGAAGGCCAGTTATTATGAAAAGGTAGATAGTACAGTCGTCATCAATTTTGCCCCAGTGGAAGATCATGTGATCATGTATCCTGATTTAATCAAAGTTAAAGTATCTATGGATGATGGAGAAATCATCGGCTTTGAATCCTTAGGATACATTATGATGCACCATGACAGAAAACTTCCTGAAATTAAACTTACCGAAGAAGAAGCAAGGGAGAAAATCAAACAGGATTTTAAAATTAAAAAGGTCAATTTAGCCGTTATTCCTCTGGAATCTAAACGAGAAGTATTATGCTATGAATTTAAAGGAGAATATGAAAACAATCCATTTATCGTTTATATCAATGTGGAAAGCGGAAAACAAGAAAAAATCCTGCAAATCATTCAAAATAAAGATTCAGTTCTGACACAGTAA
- the galU gene encoding UTP--glucose-1-phosphate uridylyltransferase GalU: protein MMKIRKAIIPAAGLGTRFLPATKAQPKEMLPIVDKPTIQYIVEEAVESGIEDIIIVTGRSKRSIEDHFDKSIELELELEKKGKSELLELARQASDLANIHYIRQKEPKGLGHAILTAKNFIGDEPFAVLLGDDIIVSEKPCLKQMIEVFNEYKTSILGVQQVPFEDVDKYGIVDAKHIEGRVYKVTDMVEKPKKEKAPSNIAILGRYIITPRIFEYLENQEAGAGGEIQLTDALKRLSQEEAMYAYDFIGKRYDVGNKMGFLQATVEFALNRDDLKDEFLAYLNSILNQNNQN from the coding sequence ATGATGAAAATAAGAAAAGCCATTATTCCAGCTGCGGGTTTAGGAACAAGATTTCTTCCTGCAACCAAAGCACAGCCCAAAGAAATGCTTCCAATAGTGGACAAACCTACCATTCAGTATATTGTAGAAGAAGCTGTAGAATCAGGTATTGAGGATATTATTATAGTAACAGGAAGAAGCAAGAGATCTATAGAAGACCATTTTGACAAATCTATAGAATTGGAATTGGAATTGGAGAAAAAAGGCAAAAGCGAACTCTTAGAGCTGGCAAGACAAGCTTCAGATCTGGCCAATATCCACTATATTCGTCAAAAAGAGCCTAAGGGATTAGGCCATGCAATACTCACCGCAAAGAATTTTATCGGAGACGAGCCTTTTGCAGTTTTACTTGGGGACGATATTATCGTTTCAGAAAAGCCTTGTCTTAAACAAATGATCGAAGTATTTAACGAGTATAAGACATCCATTTTAGGCGTACAGCAAGTTCCTTTTGAAGATGTGGATAAATATGGCATTGTAGATGCAAAACATATTGAAGGCAGAGTATATAAAGTAACCGATATGGTAGAGAAACCCAAGAAAGAAAAAGCACCTTCCAATATTGCCATTCTTGGAAGATATATTATTACCCCCAGAATCTTTGAATATCTTGAAAACCAGGAAGCGGGAGCAGGAGGAGAAATTCAATTGACCGACGCCTTAAAGAGACTTTCTCAGGAAGAGGCAATGTATGCCTATGATTTTATTGGAAAAAGATACGATGTAGGCAATAAAATGGGCTTTTTGCAGGCAACGGTTGAATTTGCCCTTAATCGTGATGATTTAAAAGATGAGTTTTTGGCATATTTAAATTCAATATTAAACCAAAACAACCAAAATTAA
- the murI gene encoding glutamate racemase: MDQRPIGVFDSGVGGLTVVREIMDQLPNEEIIYFGDTARVPYGSKSKETVTKYSKQIIRFLLTKNIKAIIIACNTASSNSLEEVQETFDIPIIGVVEPGAVMASRTTKNNRIGIIGTEATIRSKSYENAIKMHNKDIQTFSLSCPLFVPLAEEGWINNEVTYLVAKKYLECFQEKQIDTLVLGCTHYPLLKDVIQEVTGLHVCLINPALEVAKNLKDLLISKDGLRDSLQSPRHAFYVSDNTTKFEQIAAMALKTSIPHAQKIDIERY, translated from the coding sequence ATGGATCAACGCCCTATAGGAGTATTTGATTCAGGAGTCGGAGGACTGACTGTTGTCCGTGAAATCATGGATCAGCTCCCCAACGAAGAAATCATCTATTTTGGAGATACAGCAAGGGTTCCTTATGGAAGCAAGTCTAAAGAAACTGTAACCAAGTACTCCAAGCAAATCATCAGATTTTTACTCACTAAAAATATTAAAGCAATTATCATAGCCTGTAATACAGCTAGTTCCAACAGCTTAGAAGAAGTTCAGGAAACCTTTGATATTCCGATTATAGGTGTAGTTGAGCCAGGAGCGGTGATGGCTTCCCGTACGACCAAAAATAATCGCATTGGCATCATTGGAACAGAAGCAACAATACGCTCTAAGAGTTATGAAAATGCCATAAAAATGCATAATAAGGATATTCAGACCTTTTCCCTGTCTTGTCCTTTATTTGTGCCTTTAGCAGAAGAAGGCTGGATCAATAATGAAGTGACTTACCTGGTGGCCAAAAAATATTTAGAGTGTTTCCAGGAAAAGCAAATTGACACCTTGGTTCTTGGATGTACCCATTATCCTCTTCTTAAAGATGTCATTCAGGAAGTGACGGGTTTACATGTTTGCTTAATCAACCCGGCTTTGGAAGTTGCAAAAAATCTAAAAGACCTTTTAATTTCAAAAGACGGATTAAGGGATTCTTTGCAAAGTCCCAGGCATGCTTTTTATGTGAGTGACAACACAACCAAATTTGAGCAAATAGCGGCAATGGCCCTAAAAACATCAATTCCCCATGCACAAAAGATTGACATTGAGAGATACTAA
- a CDS encoding IPT/TIG domain-containing protein, with amino-acid sequence MRKFNKFLARLMILIMTLSLLPTEVIYAFDPDKFEVTDVTIGKTYDRNRLIEKAYIIIEGAYLKDADVLMLTTDGGYKPLGNRTINTDNILQFELAQKDQLGVQLNVGGAVISINEQNMPQLTGITRKVKQGPTEKLKIEGSKLKNVYEYSSSSGKGQIIEAKYGKGNSYTTFDATKFKDSEASVEIENLTGDLGIQNIVFTSELKTKTKINNIEKDVNVHITHTYKDQFQLTKDLPISGKIEMFPNRAQPGETIYFTADKLDLYDVFFLTTLDGTDPYTNSNKGLNPTYQQKTSASEKDTLSVQVPNLPLGEYYVVITNKISEGKDPMQEITGEAILEDKFTIIDSQNKMTILTVYPKTGPDTGELVTITGQFIGSLNITNIDNFSSDEYELTDVSAADANTLVLKYDKKAGSSTPISSVTKKISVIIGNKASFKDNEGNLYKYSFNKDLDSIIVRTPQVTNADISPIQDVVIETETVLTKADGNIVIRERAVKEKGYTYIVSKVSPEITEAVPNLIQVNDKGKIPSDRYIAIYGKNFLIHKFTDEKTGKEIVRYPVVELGTIVIDKNSSPDIFLKIFDANGRELDGSSGSELGTKILIRLKEGTPDPGVNIGKAPLKVTNPIRNSTEMGLSTQINDFIEFVSPDISKHPTIQNVTPNVVPVEGGDEIVIVGSNFTDGVRVFIDGAEVKSIKREADGRTITFKAPPGREGQTQLQVMNPEGAMATFPFSYVKTFTDPKITSIQPRQGNTGTLVVIKGDNFLKPDPTGGKDAIYRLIGTRVLIEGQDINSYNINTSTKEIELKEFTNPGELLFSIKNKELITASYYHSILLEEMPGGKYYTVDLDPSGIPIISDGLGNEYRVQVDSSSLKLQANKVGGDLFDLTVKADGTIIIGKGSVEILTFKIVTPFVIKGDRIVGDNVKVIDKNTIYFTVPALDFPDGWYDVTVQNPDTKKDTKKDENGFYYYAQPQSKPKIDRIDPSEGSVAGNNIITIYGSNFIETGDKKAKVFINGVEVDPSKVQISTSGNTITVVVPPYSGDLFADKGVGRWSVPVVVINPDGGSYSVENGYTYVVPKSHPEITRIIPSAGTAAGGTIVEIFGNDFRSAEPFEDLNRNQEYDEGEPFTDLNGNGKYDKSFDPNDQKELSPPIYPYEYYYTSPLLPKVYFGMERAMIVEFNSTYIKVITPKGKKGTAAVYVENNDGGRSNTVTYTYEGSNPKITKVSPNTGNKSGNDNIGIYGSDFRQSPIKVYTSTSEKENRNMTLVQFGDNTNKDIARDKPNSGLINQGNAQVSLEKDFTAVYKAVYDTKTGSTAQIQVTLKYNDVTYTNTFIHFNDEESFINTNLLVDKDGNAYPFSELIRFSVVDRRFIVERGFAPAVNNIDSTELSVTTPPYYTVGTVSLRVINPDGGEAKSTFIYKNPDSKPIITDITNQNVSPVSEQVIIDGRQVMARIIRVNYKGGNTIKVIGDDFRDNAHILIGEIMDLGPSSINYDGLPRLLSFEMPAASENNVGKYYRLIVVNEDGGSAASDELTPPIYITFVKGESDPSVTKITPNKGPAAGGTKVTIEGKDFRSTMEGFTDTIHVYFGEIPAKDITVSRDGKFIYVTTPAHEPGEVTVKVQNPDGTIVTAPEPFTFISNPKITKVTDLSELTEIKTISVEGGQEIKLKGFGFKDGAKVYFNPVIKKADGSTKDKVFYIEGVAYTLESGIEAAAVEFIDSETVKVTTPEGNKDSLGVILVNEDGGATNIYPLGYSLPEVEAPQGVRADLIYDRYIKITWSEVPGAKEYEIYVVINSSNIELIGTSKTTSFVYEDLEPRTTYKFIVKAIGEFNISKASRESNEVRTGKTVGIPDTDGELNEETILKKNGTLAEISIGRNDANRALTIDLTRGTLAGSKSAVISIPAETIASRYAADITVIGQDFTLVFNPNAFMNDNMLNNRSNSDAGVRFKITQNNGNPELEAGTVGLSNLYVLEATQYVGKNQSNMEYLNSSILFNLDYDGNMADLRRLTNISFGRYNTSSKTWVPVKRSNHTDQAAIGTYIDRLGKYMVIGSRR; translated from the coding sequence ATGCGTAAATTCAATAAATTTTTGGCACGACTTATGATTTTAATCATGACTTTAAGTCTTTTGCCGACAGAAGTAATATATGCCTTTGATCCGGATAAGTTTGAAGTTACTGACGTTACTATCGGTAAGACTTATGACAGAAATCGTTTAATTGAAAAAGCGTATATTATTATCGAGGGAGCATACTTAAAGGATGCAGACGTCCTGATGCTGACAACTGATGGCGGTTATAAGCCTTTAGGAAATCGAACAATCAATACCGATAATATTTTGCAGTTTGAATTGGCGCAAAAAGATCAATTAGGCGTACAGCTTAATGTAGGCGGCGCAGTAATTTCTATTAATGAGCAAAATATGCCTCAATTAACGGGAATAACACGAAAGGTAAAGCAAGGACCAACGGAGAAGCTAAAAATTGAAGGATCAAAGCTAAAAAATGTATATGAGTATTCCAGCAGTTCAGGAAAAGGCCAGATCATAGAGGCAAAGTATGGTAAAGGTAATTCATATACAACCTTTGATGCAACTAAATTTAAAGATAGTGAAGCAAGTGTAGAAATTGAAAATCTCACAGGAGATCTGGGTATTCAAAATATTGTTTTTACCAGTGAACTCAAAACAAAGACTAAAATTAATAACATAGAAAAAGATGTTAATGTACACATTACCCATACTTACAAAGATCAATTTCAATTAACCAAAGACTTGCCTATCAGCGGGAAAATTGAAATGTTTCCCAATAGAGCACAGCCGGGAGAAACCATCTATTTTACAGCAGATAAATTAGATTTGTATGATGTATTTTTCTTAACAACGTTAGATGGAACTGATCCCTATACCAATTCCAATAAGGGACTTAATCCTACTTATCAGCAAAAAACATCTGCAAGTGAGAAAGATACCCTTTCTGTACAAGTGCCGAATCTTCCTCTGGGAGAATATTATGTGGTAATAACCAATAAGATCTCTGAAGGCAAAGATCCTATGCAGGAAATAACAGGGGAAGCAATTCTTGAGGATAAATTTACAATTATCGATTCTCAAAATAAGATGACTATACTTACCGTGTATCCCAAAACAGGTCCGGATACTGGAGAACTGGTTACTATTACAGGACAATTTATTGGAAGTCTTAATATAACCAATATAGATAACTTTAGTTCAGATGAGTATGAATTAACAGATGTATCAGCTGCCGATGCCAATACCCTTGTTTTAAAATATGATAAAAAAGCTGGTTCATCCACTCCTATTTCATCGGTAACTAAAAAAATTAGTGTGATTATAGGAAATAAGGCTTCTTTTAAAGACAATGAGGGAAACTTGTATAAATACTCTTTTAATAAAGATTTGGACAGTATAATAGTGCGCACTCCCCAGGTTACCAATGCAGATATATCTCCGATACAAGACGTAGTTATTGAAACAGAGACGGTTTTAACAAAAGCAGATGGAAATATTGTTATTAGAGAAAGAGCAGTGAAAGAAAAGGGATACACATATATTGTAAGTAAAGTATCCCCCGAAATTACAGAAGCAGTTCCCAATTTGATTCAGGTGAATGACAAAGGAAAGATTCCCAGTGACAGATACATTGCCATTTATGGGAAAAACTTTTTGATTCACAAATTTACTGATGAAAAAACAGGAAAAGAAATCGTTCGTTATCCTGTTGTGGAATTAGGAACCATAGTCATTGACAAGAACAGTTCTCCGGATATTTTCTTAAAGATATTTGATGCCAATGGAAGAGAGTTGGACGGTTCCAGCGGCAGCGAATTAGGTACCAAAATATTAATCAGATTAAAGGAAGGAACCCCTGATCCAGGAGTGAATATAGGAAAGGCTCCGCTTAAAGTAACAAATCCCATAAGAAATTCTACAGAAATGGGATTGAGTACGCAGATTAATGACTTTATTGAATTTGTAAGTCCGGATATTTCAAAGCATCCTACAATTCAAAATGTGACTCCTAATGTTGTACCTGTAGAGGGAGGAGATGAAATTGTTATTGTAGGTAGTAATTTTACTGATGGGGTTAGAGTATTTATAGACGGAGCAGAAGTGAAGTCTATTAAAAGAGAAGCGGATGGAAGAACCATTACCTTTAAAGCGCCACCAGGACGAGAAGGACAGACCCAATTGCAGGTGATGAATCCTGAAGGAGCAATGGCGACTTTCCCCTTTAGCTACGTAAAAACCTTTACAGATCCCAAAATTACTTCCATACAGCCAAGACAAGGAAATACAGGAACTTTGGTTGTGATTAAAGGGGATAACTTCTTAAAACCGGACCCCACCGGAGGGAAAGATGCGATTTATCGCCTGATCGGAACAAGAGTTTTAATCGAAGGGCAAGACATTAATTCATATAATATCAATACCTCTACAAAGGAAATAGAACTTAAAGAATTTACAAATCCAGGTGAACTTTTGTTTTCAATAAAGAATAAAGAACTGATAACAGCTAGTTATTATCATAGTATTTTATTAGAAGAAATGCCTGGAGGGAAATATTATACCGTTGATTTAGATCCATCCGGAATTCCCATTATTTCCGATGGTCTTGGAAATGAGTATAGAGTTCAAGTAGACAGCAGCAGTTTAAAACTTCAGGCCAATAAGGTAGGAGGAGACCTCTTTGACCTGACGGTTAAAGCAGATGGAACCATTATAATTGGGAAAGGCTCTGTTGAAATCCTTACTTTTAAAATCGTTACGCCTTTTGTGATAAAGGGAGATCGGATTGTTGGAGACAATGTAAAAGTAATAGACAAAAATACGATTTACTTCACTGTACCTGCCCTGGATTTTCCAGATGGCTGGTACGATGTAACGGTTCAAAACCCGGATACGAAGAAAGATACAAAGAAAGATGAAAATGGTTTTTACTATTATGCACAGCCACAAAGCAAACCGAAAATTGATCGGATCGATCCTTCCGAAGGAAGTGTTGCTGGAAACAATATTATTACAATTTACGGTAGTAATTTTATAGAAACCGGAGATAAAAAGGCAAAAGTATTTATCAATGGTGTAGAAGTGGATCCTTCTAAAGTTCAGATTTCAACTTCTGGAAACACCATAACGGTTGTTGTTCCGCCTTATTCCGGAGATTTGTTTGCAGATAAAGGCGTTGGACGCTGGTCTGTTCCTGTTGTTGTGATTAATCCTGATGGAGGAAGTTATTCTGTAGAAAATGGGTACACTTACGTTGTTCCTAAGAGCCATCCAGAAATCACAAGGATTATTCCCAGTGCAGGTACTGCAGCAGGAGGAACCATCGTAGAAATATTTGGAAATGACTTTAGATCTGCTGAACCTTTTGAAGATCTTAACAGAAATCAGGAGTATGATGAAGGAGAACCCTTTACAGATTTAAACGGCAATGGGAAATATGATAAATCCTTTGATCCAAACGATCAAAAAGAGCTTAGCCCGCCTATATATCCTTATGAATATTATTATACATCGCCACTTCTTCCTAAAGTGTACTTTGGTATGGAAAGGGCAATGATTGTAGAGTTTAACAGTACTTATATAAAAGTAATTACTCCAAAAGGCAAGAAAGGAACGGCAGCGGTATATGTTGAAAACAATGATGGAGGAAGATCCAATACCGTGACCTATACCTATGAAGGGTCTAACCCCAAAATTACTAAGGTATCTCCTAATACAGGAAATAAGTCGGGGAATGATAATATCGGCATTTATGGTTCAGATTTCAGACAGTCACCTATAAAGGTTTATACGTCAACATCAGAGAAAGAAAACCGCAATATGACATTGGTCCAATTTGGAGACAATACCAATAAGGACATTGCGAGAGATAAACCTAACTCGGGCCTTATTAACCAGGGGAATGCACAAGTATCTCTTGAAAAGGACTTTACTGCTGTTTATAAAGCAGTGTATGACACAAAAACAGGTTCTACAGCCCAGATTCAGGTGACTTTAAAATACAATGACGTAACGTATACCAATACATTTATACACTTTAATGACGAAGAATCTTTTATCAATACGAATTTACTTGTAGATAAAGATGGAAATGCTTATCCTTTCAGCGAATTAATAAGATTCTCTGTTGTGGACAGAAGATTTATCGTTGAAAGAGGATTTGCTCCGGCGGTTAACAACATTGACAGCACGGAACTTTCTGTTACGACTCCACCATACTATACCGTTGGAACAGTATCTTTAAGAGTAATTAATCCTGACGGAGGAGAGGCTAAATCCACCTTCATCTATAAAAATCCTGATAGCAAGCCGATTATTACTGACATTACCAATCAAAATGTTTCTCCTGTATCAGAACAGGTGATCATTGATGGACGACAGGTTATGGCAAGAATCATCCGAGTAAATTATAAAGGCGGAAACACCATTAAAGTAATAGGGGATGATTTTAGAGATAATGCCCATATTCTCATTGGAGAAATAATGGATTTGGGGCCAAGCAGCATTAATTATGACGGATTGCCCCGTTTGTTAAGCTTTGAAATGCCTGCGGCATCCGAAAATAATGTTGGTAAGTACTACAGACTGATCGTGGTGAATGAAGACGGAGGTAGTGCGGCGTCTGATGAATTAACGCCTCCTATATATATCACTTTTGTGAAAGGTGAAAGTGATCCGAGCGTGACCAAAATTACACCAAACAAGGGTCCTGCTGCCGGAGGCACTAAAGTGACTATCGAAGGAAAAGATTTCAGAAGCACTATGGAAGGTTTTACAGACACCATCCATGTATACTTTGGAGAAATTCCTGCTAAAGACATTACTGTCTCCAGAGACGGCAAGTTCATCTATGTAACCACACCGGCCCATGAACCGGGAGAAGTAACCGTAAAGGTTCAAAATCCTGATGGAACCATTGTAACGGCGCCAGAGCCCTTTACCTTTATAAGCAATCCTAAAATTACTAAGGTTACAGACTTGAGTGAACTGACAGAAATAAAAACGATCTCCGTTGAAGGAGGACAGGAAATAAAATTAAAAGGATTTGGCTTTAAAGATGGGGCAAAAGTGTACTTTAATCCTGTGATTAAAAAAGCCGATGGGTCAACTAAGGATAAAGTATTTTACATTGAAGGAGTGGCCTATACTTTAGAATCCGGTATCGAAGCAGCTGCTGTGGAATTTATCGATTCAGAAACCGTTAAAGTAACTACTCCTGAAGGCAATAAGGATAGCCTTGGTGTTATTCTTGTTAACGAAGATGGTGGGGCAACCAATATTTACCCACTGGGTTATTCGCTGCCAGAAGTGGAAGCACCTCAGGGTGTGAGAGCTGATTTAATTTATGACAGATATATCAAAATTACCTGGTCAGAAGTACCTGGAGCTAAGGAATATGAAATTTATGTGGTTATTAACAGCAGCAATATCGAACTGATTGGAACGAGCAAAACCACCAGTTTCGTTTACGAAGATTTAGAGCCTCGAACAACGTATAAATTTATCGTAAAAGCCATTGGTGAATTTAATATATCCAAGGCTTCTCGGGAAAGTAATGAAGTAAGAACTGGAAAAACTGTAGGAATTCCTGATACAGACGGAGAATTGAATGAAGAAACCATCCTTAAGAAAAATGGAACTCTTGCAGAAATCTCTATCGGCAGAAATGATGCCAATAGAGCACTGACGATTGATTTAACAAGGGGAACCCTTGCCGGTTCTAAATCAGCTGTGATCAGTATCCCTGCAGAGACTATTGCTTCAAGGTATGCAGCAGATATTACGGTTATAGGGCAGGATTTCACCTTAGTCTTTAATCCGAATGCATTTATGAATGATAACATGTTAAACAACAGAAGCAATTCCGATGCAGGAGTAAGGTTCAAAATCACTCAAAACAACGGCAATCCTGAACTGGAAGCTGGAACCGTGGGACTTTCCAATCTGTATGTCTTAGAAGCAACTCAATATGTAGGAAAGAACCAGAGCAATATGGAATACTTAAATTCAAGTATCTTATTTAATCTTGACTATGATGGAAATATGGCTGATCTAAGAAGATTAACCAACATTTCATTCGGCAGGTACAATACTTCCAGCAAGACATGGGTTCCCGTTAAAAGATCAAACCATACGGACCAGGCAGCAATAGGAACTTATATTGACAGACTAGGAAAATACATGGTTATCGGAAGCAGGAGATAG
- a CDS encoding D-alanine--D-alanine ligase family protein, protein MNNKKTVVVLFGGQSSEHDVSLVSAKNVISNIDPNKYFVLTVGITKEGKWMLYNGPLNHIETGEWEKLSTPAFISPDATKKSLIKLVGDKYKAIPIDVVFPVLHGLYGEDGTVQGLLEMAKIPYVGCGVLASSVSMDKVFTKIIVEKQNIDQASYVVIYKDELDEMDKAVSKVEAALSYPCFIKPSNAGSSVGITKAHNREELIEGLKTAAEHDRKILIEETIVGREVECAVLGNKDVKASLVGEIIPAAEFYDFDAKYNNSESKTILNADLPKEIIEEVREKAIRIFKAVDGSGLARVDFFVEKDTNRVVFNEINTMPGFTSISMYPMLWENMGISKQELVHKLIELALKKSEN, encoded by the coding sequence GTGAACAATAAGAAAACAGTTGTTGTGCTATTTGGAGGACAATCATCGGAACATGATGTGTCCTTGGTATCTGCAAAAAATGTCATCAGCAATATTGATCCAAATAAATATTTCGTATTGACAGTTGGAATTACAAAAGAAGGTAAATGGATGCTCTATAATGGACCCTTAAATCATATTGAAACTGGAGAATGGGAAAAATTATCAACTCCTGCATTTATCAGTCCTGATGCGACCAAAAAAAGTCTTATAAAACTTGTAGGAGATAAATATAAGGCGATTCCAATAGATGTGGTTTTTCCTGTGCTGCATGGCTTATATGGAGAAGATGGAACAGTTCAGGGATTGCTGGAGATGGCAAAGATTCCTTATGTGGGTTGTGGTGTATTAGCTTCCAGCGTTTCTATGGATAAGGTATTTACGAAGATCATAGTGGAAAAGCAAAATATTGATCAGGCTTCTTATGTGGTGATCTATAAAGACGAATTGGATGAAATGGACAAAGCGGTATCAAAAGTAGAAGCTGCCTTAAGTTATCCCTGCTTTATTAAACCATCTAATGCCGGATCTTCCGTCGGAATCACTAAAGCCCATAACAGGGAAGAACTTATAGAAGGGTTAAAAACAGCAGCTGAACACGACAGGAAAATACTTATAGAAGAAACCATTGTTGGAAGAGAAGTGGAATGTGCAGTATTAGGCAATAAGGATGTTAAAGCGTCTTTAGTTGGAGAAATCATTCCGGCAGCAGAATTTTACGACTTTGATGCAAAATATAATAATAGTGAATCCAAAACCATCTTAAACGCAGATCTTCCCAAAGAAATTATAGAAGAAGTCAGAGAAAAGGCTATTCGCATTTTTAAAGCTGTTGACGGTTCCGGACTCGCACGGGTGGATTTCTTTGTAGAAAAAGACACTAACAGAGTAGTCTTTAATGAAATCAATACTATGCCAGGTTTTACCTCCATCAGTATGTATCCTATGCTTTGGGAAAATATGGGGATTTCAAAGCAAGAACTGGTTCATAAGCTGATAGAATTAGCATTGAAAAAATCAGAAAACTAA
- a CDS encoding DUF1934 domain-containing protein — translation MGNTTTEKKVLISILGVQRYEDYDDSIEVVAPGRYYIKNDKTYITYKERHEGEDEDTTTTIKIDGQKVSIMRFGSINSNMTFELNKKHTTYYDTKQGALIVSVFAKKMNINLHDGEGELEVVYGLEMDHVSMGINSFHIKIHPIEQGGASIPLQPYNMDEHQISPQ, via the coding sequence ATGGGAAATACAACAACAGAAAAGAAAGTACTGATCTCTATATTAGGAGTTCAAAGATACGAAGATTATGATGATTCTATTGAAGTAGTCGCACCAGGACGCTACTATATAAAGAATGATAAAACATACATTACTTATAAAGAAAGACATGAAGGCGAAGACGAAGATACTACTACTACCATTAAGATAGACGGACAAAAAGTATCCATTATGCGTTTTGGGAGCATTAATTCTAATATGACATTTGAACTGAATAAAAAGCATACGACCTATTATGATACAAAGCAAGGGGCTTTAATTGTTTCAGTTTTTGCCAAAAAAATGAATATTAATTTGCATGATGGAGAAGGAGAACTGGAAGTAGTTTACGGATTGGAAATGGATCATGTATCCATGGGCATCAATTCGTTTCATATTAAAATTCATCCCATAGAACAAGGGGGGGCTAGTATTCCCCTCCAGCCTTATAACATGGATGAACACCAGATAAGCCCTCAATAA